DNA sequence from the Teretinema zuelzerae genome:
CTGTACCCAAGTGTCAAAAAAAAGAAAAGGGGTTGCCCTGATGCGGACAACCCCTTGGTTCATACAGACAAACTGATCAGATCACTTCGCCAGAAACAGCCGGTTTCGCGACTCGGGCGATGATGCCCTTATCCTTGCGGAATCTGCTGATGAAGTTGATGAAGGAGCTTGCAATGAAGATAGTCGAGTACACGCCGCTCGTCATGCCGACGAGGAGGGCCAGAGCGAAGTTCTTCATATCTCCGGTGGTGAAAACATAGAGGGATACAACAGCGAGCATCGTGGTCACCGTGGTGATGATCGAGCGTCCGAGCATTTCCGACTGTGAAAGGTTCAAAAGATCGGTAATGTTCAATTCCGGACGGAGCTTCATGTTCTCGCGGATGCGGTCGAAAATAACGATTGTATCGTTGATCGAATAACCCAGAATCGTGAGCAAGGCCGCGATGGTGAGCGTGTTGAATTCCATCCGCGTCCAAACGATGAAGGCGATCATGATCAGGGTGTCGTGGAGAATCGCGAGAATGGCGCCCATGGCGAAGTCCCATCGGAAGCGGATGGTCGCGTACACCCAAATAAGAGCGAGGGTCGCGAGCACGAGCCAGATCGCCTGGCGGGCCAGGGTGCCGGAGAATCTCGAACCGACGAAGTCAGTGCTGACAACGGCGATGGATTCAGCGCCCCAGACGGAATTGAGAGCCTGTTCGATGCCGAACTGGATGGTCTGGCTCGCGTTCGGATCGGTGCCGTCGTCGCTTACGCGGATCTGGAACTGGCTGTCTTCAGGCTTTCCGACGACCTGGACGGAGGCTCCCGGGAAGGCCGCAAGCGCTGTCCGCACTTCGTCGGAACCGACGAGAGGCGCGTCCTTCGGAACATAGTGGAACCGATAGGGAACTGCTGAAAGCCGGGAAAGTGCGGTAGAATCGGTGAAGACTGACTTCAGCGAGGCAGAAGGATCGGCGGGCTGGGAAACGGCGATTCCCGGAATCTCGGACACGGCGGAAACGAAGTCGCCGACGGTCGCGAAACGCGTATAGGGATAGGCCCAACTTTGATTATCAGATCCGACGCCGGTGGAAACAATATCGATCCCGATAGAAGACTGGGATACGGTTACCCCCTGGCTTCCGGAATACGAAAGGGTAAATGAGGTCGGCGCGATGCGTACCTTCTGGATGAAACCTGCCTGGAAATCGATTCCGAAGTTAATGCCGCGAGTGAAAAGACCGGCTATGCCGATCAGGATAAGCGCTGTGCTGACGATGGCCGTGGGAAGAAATCCGCGGCTGAATGCGATGACCTTTTTCATTATTTGATCCTCCAGCTGATGCTGACGGTCTTTTTCTTAGCGACGTCAGTGGTGAAGTCGAACATGAGGCGCGATACGAAGAGAGCGGTGAAAACGGAAGACACAACGCCGATCGCGAGGCTGTACGCAAAGCCCCGGATGGGTCCGGTTCCGAGCTGGGAAAGGAATACCGCCGCGATGAAGGTGGTGATGTTCGAGTCCATGATAGCCCAGAACGCGTGGTCGAAACCGGAAACGATTGAAGCGGCTCGGCCCTTCTTCAGTTTCAGTTCGTCCTTGATGCGTTCGAAAATAACTACGTTCGCGTCTACGGCCATGCCGATGGTAAGAATCATACCCGCGACGCTGGGAAGCGTAAGAGTAAGGTTCAAAGCGGAAAGCACGCTAAAAAGGATAAAGAGGTTGAGAACCTGGGCGACGAAGGCGTTTACGCCGGCGCCGCGGTAGTACAGAAGCATGAAGAGCAGAACAGCGGCCAGACCGCAGGTAACGGCCCACACGCCCTGGCGGATCGCCTCGTCTCCCATCGAAGCACCGATAACCTGCTGGTTTTCGAGCTGAAGGGGTACGTTGAGCCAGGCGGTGCGAAGCACTGCCTTGATGTTTTCAGCTTCGTCGGCGGAGAAACCGGAAATCTGAACCTGTCCGGTGGGTATGGCTTCGTTGATCACCGCGTACGACTTGATCTTGTCGTCGGATACGATGGCCATGCTCTTCTTTACGTTGTTGGCGGTCAAATCCGCGAAAATCTTCGAGCCTTCGGAATCGAGCACGAAGTTGACGCGGGGCTGGCCGGAAATAGAATCACGGCTGGTTTCCGCGCTCTGAATGTGCTTTCCTTCGAGTCCTACTTCCTTCTTGATTACAAGAAAGCCGGTGCGCTCGTCGAGACCGTAGGAATCCTTGGTGTATAAACCGAGAACCTTCGTATCGGACGGAATGATCGATTGATCGAGAAGGTTGTATTCCGCATCGAAGGTCGATGTGGGGTGAGTCCGGTAATAAGCGTTGAAGGCTTCGGTCGCTTCGGAATCAACCATATGGAAGGCGAGCATGCCCTTTCCCATGATAATGGAATTGATGCGCTCGGAATCGGCGGTGCCCGGAAGTTCGATGTAAATCCTGTCGTCGCCCTGCTGGCGGATGACCGGCTCTGAAAGTCCGAACTTGTCGATGCGGCTGTTCAGGGTGTCCATCGCCTGGGCCATGGCCTCGGTTCGAAAGGTACCCATATCCGCGATGTTGTCCTTCTGGGACTCCGCGGCCGCGTCGAGGTCTGCCTTGATGATGATGCTCATGCCGCCGGAAAGATCGAGGCCGAGTTTGACGGCCTTATCCTGAACGGCCTTAATGGAGAGAATGCGGTCGCGGTAGGAGGACTCGATCAGAGTCATCACGTCGGATTCGCTGGGATAGGCGGCCAGAAGAGAGCGGGCGGTCCAAACCTGGGGAACAGGCTTCTTCAGGGATTTAAGCGTCTTTTTCGCGTCGGCGAGAAGGAATCCGTATTGATTCCCGACATCTGTCTGATCGTCGGCGCGGGCCATGTCCATCAGCTTCTTCAGATCGGATACCGCCATATTGCGAGCGTAATCCTTGATCTTTTCCCGCGAACCAAGCGCAAGGGCCTGATCCTCTTTCGGGGTGAAGTAATACCACTTTACAGACGGCCACAGAAATGCAAAACACACTGCTATGACTGCAAGAATGAGTACCAATCGGCTTCGTTTGCTCATTTCATTTCTCCGGATGTGCAGAAAGAAGCCGGCCGTCCTGCGACGAAACCGGCTTCTTAGCTGATTAATTATTTGATTTCCTGCGCTTCGGCAGAGGTTTCAGATTTTTCTTTTTTTGATTTTTTCTCGGTCTTTTCGTCCACGATTACGCTCGCGATTGCGGAACGGCTGAACTCGAGCTTGCAGGAGTCGTCGACCTTCACGATGACGGTCTGTTCCTTCGCTGAGGTCACTTCGCCGTGGATGCCGCCGATCGTGATGATCTTGTCGCCTTTTTTCAGGGCGGAAATCATCTTTTCGGTATCTTTCTGTTTCTTGTTCTGGGGGCGAATGATAAAGAAATAGAAAATTACGAAGACAAGGCCGAATGTTACGATCGGCATAAAAACAGAGCCTTGAGCGGCTCCTACTTGTAAAAGGGGCATAAAACTCATAAAAACACTTCC
Encoded proteins:
- the secF gene encoding protein translocase subunit SecF; translation: MKKVIAFSRGFLPTAIVSTALILIGIAGLFTRGINFGIDFQAGFIQKVRIAPTSFTLSYSGSQGVTVSQSSIGIDIVSTGVGSDNQSWAYPYTRFATVGDFVSAVSEIPGIAVSQPADPSASLKSVFTDSTALSRLSAVPYRFHYVPKDAPLVGSDEVRTALAAFPGASVQVVGKPEDSQFQIRVSDDGTDPNASQTIQFGIEQALNSVWGAESIAVVSTDFVGSRFSGTLARQAIWLVLATLALIWVYATIRFRWDFAMGAILAILHDTLIMIAFIVWTRMEFNTLTIAALLTILGYSINDTIVIFDRIRENMKLRPELNITDLLNLSQSEMLGRSIITTVTTMLAVVSLYVFTTGDMKNFALALLVGMTSGVYSTIFIASSFINFISRFRKDKGIIARVAKPAVSGEVI
- the yajC gene encoding preprotein translocase subunit YajC: MSFMPLLQVGAAQGSVFMPIVTFGLVFVIFYFFIIRPQNKKQKDTEKMISALKKGDKIITIGGIHGEVTSAKEQTVIVKVDDSCKLEFSRSAIASVIVDEKTEKKSKKEKSETSAEAQEIK
- the secD gene encoding protein translocase subunit SecD, translating into MSKRSRLVLILAVIAVCFAFLWPSVKWYYFTPKEDQALALGSREKIKDYARNMAVSDLKKLMDMARADDQTDVGNQYGFLLADAKKTLKSLKKPVPQVWTARSLLAAYPSESDVMTLIESSYRDRILSIKAVQDKAVKLGLDLSGGMSIIIKADLDAAAESQKDNIADMGTFRTEAMAQAMDTLNSRIDKFGLSEPVIRQQGDDRIYIELPGTADSERINSIIMGKGMLAFHMVDSEATEAFNAYYRTHPTSTFDAEYNLLDQSIIPSDTKVLGLYTKDSYGLDERTGFLVIKKEVGLEGKHIQSAETSRDSISGQPRVNFVLDSEGSKIFADLTANNVKKSMAIVSDDKIKSYAVINEAIPTGQVQISGFSADEAENIKAVLRTAWLNVPLQLENQQVIGASMGDEAIRQGVWAVTCGLAAVLLFMLLYYRGAGVNAFVAQVLNLFILFSVLSALNLTLTLPSVAGMILTIGMAVDANVVIFERIKDELKLKKGRAASIVSGFDHAFWAIMDSNITTFIAAVFLSQLGTGPIRGFAYSLAIGVVSSVFTALFVSRLMFDFTTDVAKKKTVSISWRIK